The nucleotide sequence CTTTCACAAGGTGTTCAtcaacatccaccaccaccattaACCAAGACCCCAGCACGAATCATTCAGTGTCTTGAAAAAATCATTTTCAATACCCTCACACCTGATATGACAACATGTAAGTGCTTCTAAGGCATTTGACTATTACAAAAAAAGTACTAAACAATTGTTAGCCACATTTTTGAAGTCCCCTGCTCTCCAGCAGTTCTGCCATGATAATAATGCATTTACCTTAGCAGATGTTCATCAAAGTTTGAATAACACTGATCGGGTTACTGCTATAATTCAAAGACAGAAGCTTTTACATTTTCCTGAAGGGCAGCACTATAATGGAGTTGCCTTTGAAATGCAGATCAATCCTCAGATCAAGGTATGTACTTTGCAAGCGCTTCTTTAATGCCTCCAGGGTGTTAAACTAGTATTCTAGGAATATATTCAGGCAAAGTACCAAGATGACAGTGAATTTATGTTAATCTGTGCATTGAAGGAGCAATTAGAGCTCCTTTTAACACTCAAGTCATTTGAGGTTGATATGTCTTATAAGCGGCTCAAGGCTGCTAAATTAAATGAAGTTGTTTTTACAACTTATTTACCAAATCATGGCAAAAGTAAGTACTTAGTACTTGATAGGCACCCTTTAAGCACTAACACATTGAAAAATCACTTCAGTTATTACCTTAGTTCGAGTGTTCACCAATCAAGAGAGCCCAATTGGATACTATCGACTCTTTAAAAGAGTCTTTCAAGTTATTGCCAATGTGACTGGACAATCAGTTTGCTTCTGGCATATCCATCAAGAAGGCTTTCAAGGAATTATTTGTGACATGGATAATAAACAAACTAGTGGTAAGTGAAATTTTATAGTACCTAATCAGTGCTAACATACTGCTTCTTAAGGGCTTGGAAAGTACTTATATGAGCTTGATCCTTCACGTACTACTGAAGAACATCTTCGTAGTACTATAGTCTTTTGCCAGGTCCACTTTCATCGAAATATTGTCAAGGCTGTTGGAAATCATCCCAATCAGCAGGGAGTCCGTCAAAGAATGGCAGGTTTATTAACCTGTAAATGTATGGACGACTATTACAAATTACTTGATTTATTGCAAGGTAAGTACTGATTATTACTTGATAAATGCTATGTTAGCACTTCTATTGACAACAAAACTAGCACATGAGACTGATAATGCTGATAATGTCTTCCACTGGGCACAACACAAGCGAGATCCAGTAATTGCAGCTGGGTTAAATAAGCACTGCTCATTAATTCCATCTGAACATTGGGATTTTATCCGAAACTCAACCAATACTGCAGAGCAAACTCATAATAAATCCTATGCCTTTGGAAGACAGCAATTACTACTGCCTGCAGTAAAAAGGTATTTGGTTTATATCTTCCTAATAATCTATAAGTACTTACAGTTTCCTAGTGCCTGGATTCTTGATAAGCGAGATATTCAACAGTATCTTGGACGTGAAACCTTCAGTATATTTCATGCCAATCGGACAACTAATATGGAAACCCATTATTTGCGTCATATGCAACGGGATTGTAAGTACTACATTAGTATCTAGCTAGTACTAAAAAGTGCTTGACCAGTGTTTAATATTTGTCCTAATTTATATATATTAGTCTCCCGCAAGCGACAACACTCATTCAGTTCACCTActatggatgatgataataTTCAATTACCAAGCACTTCTGGTATAATACCACCATCTTTAAGGAATGAACAATCATCACCTTCAGTAAGACAATCTTCAATTCGTGAACGATCATGGTCAAGGCAATCCTCAAGCCGTGGAAGAACTCCAACCCGGTAAGCATTAATCAAGCACCTAATAAACACCATAAAAATACTAATTAAGTACCAAggtcctcttcctcagcaCTTCGACGGGTTGCTTCTGCAAATATAGAAGTTCAACAGGCTCAACTTGAtattgaaaaggaaaaagttGAGATTGAAAGAGAAAGATTGAAGCTTGAACAAGAACGGGTAAAGCTTGCAAGAGAACAGGCTGAGGTTCGACAACTTGAATTGCAGAATTTAGAACGGGAGAGAGAATTATACAAAAAATAGCAAAGAGAATATTACTCAGGTCTGCTATGTACTTTCAAAGTGCTTTTTTAATGTTTAAAAATATGTGATGAATTACCAACTAATAGGCACTTAATAACTGCTCTCCACTAGTTATATTTAATTACTAGAAGAGCAGTCTTAAAGTACTTATGAATcactaaagcagtaaagGGTTCAATAATGTTAGCTCAGATCTGTGGTCTAGTTGTGATACCATCATGATATGTCTATTAGCTATCAAAAATATATGTATTGAGCTTATACTGAATTTCTATCTGCTAAAGAATAACTTAATATTTTGATTTAGATTTATGAATCTTTCTTTATCTAGCTAATAGATCATCCATTCTGTAAATAGATCTAATACAAATGCGATCTATTACTCTGCATCAGTGGGAAGTGAATTTGGGTCAAAAAGACTAAAGTTATCACAATGCCCCTCATTTTTGCAACAGTCTAAGCACTTAATAAGCATATATCAAGCGTTTAGAAAAATATTTTTACTTACCCTTTGCTCTCAATCCCTTCGCTGCACAACTAGGACATGGAACAGCATGGCCATTGTCCTTGCACCAACGTTGCATGGCAGCACATGATACCTAAGCACTTATCAGACATCAAAAAGGTATAAAACAAGCGCTTTGAATGTACTTACAGTGCCTTTCTTCGTGAGAGGGAATGGCGGCTTGGTATGGCCAGGGGGTGTGGTAGGCTCAGGAGAAGTGGACTCTGAAGGGCTGGGGGCAGGCTCAGAAGGAGGGCCTTCAATAATATTCTTGAAAAACTCTGTTATCCTTTGTAAGTGCCTGCAAAGTGCCTGTGAAGTACTTAGAATAtacttactaactgctgCCTTCACTGCCTCTGGTTTTGGCCGTCCGGTTCCAGGACGCGCAACATTAACATTATGATAGTGTTTCACATGGTAACGCAGGTCATTGGTCCCAGGAAATGCTTTCTAAGTACATATTTAGCATTagaaaaaaataaagaagtGGTAATAACTTACTTTTCCACGAATACAGTCTTCCACACGACAGAACAGCTCATCAACGTGAATGATAGTCTCCTCATTCTCTCCCTAAACACTTGTTAGCACCTTCCAAACATCTCAGTAACATTTAATTCATACCTCCTTAATCAGAGGTAGCGACAGGGTTCCAGCGGGCACACGGTCAAGATAGGCTTTGTACGCGGGCTTCTTTCATTAATATGCATTTGTTAAGTGCTTCTTAAACGCATGGCTGATATTTCCTTACCACATCTGCAAGCGTAGAAGGCATTATGACGGCAGGAAGGGGGGTTGTATATCAATTGTGTAGGCACTAGGCAGATGAAGGATTTCAACATAAGAAAGAAGGTGTAATTTTGGGGCACGCTCAGTGTTGTGGATCATGTGATTTAGCGGGACTCGGTAAGGGCGTTCCGGGGCTCTCCGAGCGCTAGCGCGGGGCGCTCCGACCTACAACCTCCGCAGGAATGACAGTTGAAACAGTCTGCGCCCATTTTGGTCCGGATCGGGCAATTCTCATGTTTCAGATTTTCTCAGGGTATATTCTCGATGCATGTGGAGACTTTGCATTCTCTGAGGAATCTGCATCATTTGGTCCCGTCGTGGACTGTACAGACTGTATGGACTCGAGAGATGCCGCGATGAAGTTCAGCGTGGTGATGGCAGTGATGGCAGAAACCGTCTCTACCGCTTTATTCTGCCGTGTTTATTCTACCGCTGCTAGCAAATCCAGAGTACAGACTGCTCATCGTCCACCATTATTCTTCTGCtttctactctgtactctgtactctatCGGCCAGTTCTCAGTTCTCAGTACTCAATCCTCATGTCTGTATTCCAAGTGCAAAACCTACGCTTGCCCATTCTCACTGGCATCCTGATTCAGGAACCGGATGGCATCGAATCCTTCGGGCTACCAAGCCACGCCGCAAAATACGGCTTTGTGAGTGGTGGTTAATTTTATGAACTGCTAAATGAAGATATGCAGCTAACACTAGATGCAGCGGCCATATGCTCGGTCCTGATTCGTGACACGATGAATACGACAAAGCTATTTTCGATTTGGCGCGGTTTCGATTATATCGTCGCAAATTTGGGGCCTTTATGTGGAAATCGCTTGCCGTACCATATTGAGACTAGTCTGGCACTACTGTGAAATGCGGCTGACGGTTCTATCCGCCCAAAATGACGATTTCGATCCCAATTTAGGATCACGGTCATATTGGACTTCCACATGCCTTGACTTTATGGCGTGATGCCAGGCGAATTCCGCCCTTTCGCGCTCCTACGCTTTTGGCGACATCTTAGATGATGGCAGGTACTTGCTTGAACCAGACGCGCAGAGATTAATGACGGCGGCCAGGTTACGGATACGCTGGGGAGGAGTTGTCGATAGAGGTGTACTAGGTCGTACACCGTAGTAAATTCGCTTTCCTGTAGTGAGTGCTCTGGTGGTAATACCTATTGACAGTCTTATTCGTATGCTGAACTCCTGTCGATGGCTTCTCATTGGACGTTCCTATAGAAAATAGTCGAGGTGGTACTTTTCATCGTAGACTATGCCATCAAGATAACCAGTCCGGATAGTATCGATTACAGTACTTCCTGGATGTTCATGGCATGTGTCTCTAGTAGTATGTGAAAGATCAATCTTCACCTCTTATTATCTA is from Aspergillus chevalieri M1 DNA, chromosome 8, nearly complete sequence and encodes:
- a CDS encoding uncharacterized protein (COG:S;~EggNog:ENOG410PV13), giving the protein MASFPNSPLNAEDLDHQVPLIRLTEGAPDSLASDYIEYTTCLPDYPKTSTHGYSYIVEKKDSLNGKDGIKTILDEVQYSKDEISRKNIYCAFLRAPVLKVRLKCSGVKICEYLSSDLKSITHTSYNNSIWSQMRQAQQAVDLTEPDQNRRNTYTFYHSVLSRFERQKGCLQQLDTCSPGVQYHREPDVNGELIPFVGCVHYLNNPRYHFYRRLLGTQLNVELLKGLFDNNINPMPEECSMILHQKTRRLKCGINHPQGSGALLKLGCEVYFYLLLPIDQKTCPYYIFLSQGVHQHPPPPLTKTPARIIQCLEKIIFNTLTPDMTTSTFLKSPALQQFCHDNNAFTLADVHQSLNNTDRVTAIIQRQKLLHFPEGQHYNGVAFEMQINPQIKEYIQAKYQDDSEFMLICALKEQLELLLTLKSFEVDMSYKRLKAAKLNEVVFTTYLPNHGKIITLVRVFTNQESPIGYYRLFKRVFQVIANVTGQSVCFWHIHQEGFQGIICDMDNKQTSGLGKYLYELDPSRTTEEHLRSTIVFCQVHFHRNIVKAVGNHPNQQGVRQRMAGLLTCKCMDDYYKLLDLLQAHETDNADNVFHWAQHKRDPVIAAGLNKHCSLIPSEHWDFIRNSTNTAEQTHNKSYAFGRQQLLLPAVKSAWILDKRDIQQYLGRETFSIFHANRTTNMETHYLRHMQRDFSRKRQHSFSSPTMDDDNIQLPSTSGIIPPSLRNEQSSPSVRQSSIRERSWSRQSSSRGRTPTRSSSSALRRVASANIEVQQAQLDIEKEKVEIERERLKLEQERVKLAREQAEVRQLELQNLERERELYKK
- a CDS encoding uncharacterized protein (COG:S;~EggNog:ENOG410PYR8) produces the protein MPSTLADVPAYKAYLDRVPAGTLSLPLIKEGENEETIIHVDELFCRVEDCIRGKKAFPGTNDLRYHVKHYHNVNVARPGTGRPKPEAVKAAVKFFKNIIEGPPSEPAPSPSESTSPEPTTPPGHTKPPFPLTKKGTVSCAAMQRWCKDNGHAVPCPSCAAKGLRAKDCCKNEGHCDNFSLFDPNSLPTDAE